In Nicotiana tabacum cultivar K326 chromosome 11, ASM71507v2, whole genome shotgun sequence, a single window of DNA contains:
- the LOC107778629 gene encoding malate dehydrogenase [NADP], chloroplastic-like (The RefSeq protein has 9 substitutions compared to this genomic sequence) encodes MAVAEFIPSSSFTKKTNVYSSQFSYVSAQISQKRRFSLRPLPRTHYSQICCSVTSKEVQAPTVVQTDDPKKKPECYGVFCLTYDLKAEEETKSWKKMTTVSVSGAAGMIANHLPFKLASGEVFGPDQPIALRLLGSERSILALEGVAMELEDSLYPLLREVNIGTDPYEVFQDAEWALLIGAKPRGPGMERAGLLDINGQIFAEQGKALNDVASRNVKVIVVGNPCNTNALICLKNAPNIPAKNFHALTRLDENRAKCQLALKAGVFYDKVSNVTIWGNHSTTQVPDFLNAKINGLPVKEVIKDTKWLEEEFTEKVQKRGGVLIQKWGRSSAASTAVSIVDAIRSLVTPTPEGYWFSTGVYTNGNPYGIAEDIVFSMPCRSKGDGDYELVKEVIFDDYLRSRIKKSEDELLAEKRCVAHLTGEGIAVCDLPGDTMLPGEM; translated from the exons ATGGCAGTAGCAGAGTTtattccttcttcttcatttACAAATAAGACCAATGTTTACTCATCACAGTTTTCTTATGTATCAACTCAGATTTCCCAGAAGCGCCGCTTCAGTCTTAGACCTCTACCAAGAAGCCATTATTCTCAAATTTGTTGCTCCGTAACGTCGAA AGAAGTTCAAGCGCCAACAGTAGTACAAACTGATGATCCAAAGAAGAAACCAGAGTGCTATGGAGTTTTTTGTCTCACTTATGATCTCAAGGCT GAAGAAGAGACGAAGTCGTGGAAGAAAATGATAACTGTTTCTGTGTCTGGTGCTGCTGGCATGATTGCTAATCATCTTCTTTTCAAA CTTGCATCTGGTGAGGTTTTTGGACCAGATCAGCCTATTGCATTAAGGTTATTGGGGTCCGAGCGCTCCATCCAAGCGCTCGAAG GAGTTGCTATGGAACTAGAAGACTCTTTGTATCCTTTGCTTAGGGAAGTGAATATCGGTACAGATCCCTACGAGGTTTTCCAGGATGCAGAATGGGCACTTCTTATCGGAGCAAAGCCTCGAGGTCCTGGTATGGAACGAGCTGGTTTATTGGATATAAATGGTCAAATCTTCGCGGAGcag GGGAAAGCTCTCAATGATGTTGCATCGCGTAATGTCAAGGTGATAGTAGTTGGGAACCCTTGTAATACCAA TGCATTGATTTGTTTGAAAAATGCTCCAAACATACCTGCAAAGAACTTCCATGCTTTGACTAGGTTAGATGAAAATAGAGCCAAATGCCAG CTGGCTCTAAAAGCTGGAGTCTTCTATGATAAAGTATCTAATGTTACCATATGGGGCAACCACTCAACTACTCAG GTTCCAGATTTTTTAAATGCTAAAATTAATGGATTGCCAGTTAAAGAGGTGATTAAAGACACTAAATGGTTAGAGGAAGAGTTCACTGAAAAAGTCCAAAAG AGAGGTGGTGTACTTATTCAGAAATGGGGAAGATCTTCAGCTGCATCAACTGCTGTGTCAATTGTTGATGCAATAAGGTCGCTCGTCACTCCTACGCCTGAAGGCGATTGGTTTTCTACCGGA GTGTATACCAGTGGAAATCCTTATGGGATAGCAGAGGATATAGTTTTCAGCATGCCTTGTAGATCAAAA GGAGATGGtgactatgaactagtaaaggaaGTAATTTTTGACGACTACCTTTGGAGCCGAATAAAGAAG TCAGAAGATGAGTTGCTCGCGGAGAAAAGATGTGTAGCTCACCTTACAGGAGAG GGTATCGCTGTCTGTGATCTGCCAGGGGATACAATGCTTCCAGGAGAAATGTGA
- the LOC107778627 gene encoding 5-epi-aristolochene synthase-like isoform X1, which yields MAAAAVGNYEEDIVRPVADFSPSLWGDQFLSFSIDNQVAEKYAKEIEAPKEQTRNMLLATGMKLADTLNLIDIIERLGISYHFEKEIDEILDQIYNQNSNCDDLSTSALQFRLLRQHGFNISPEIFSKFQDENGKFKESLASDVLGLLNLYEASHARTHADDILQDALAFSTIHLEFVAPHLKSPLREQVTHALEQCLHKGVPRVETRFFISSIYEKEQSKNNMLLRFAKLDFNLLQMLHKQELAEVSRWWKDLDFVTTLPYARDRVVECYFWALGVYFEPQYSQARVMLVKTISMISIVDDTFDAYGTVKELEAYTDAIQRWDINEIDRLPDYMKISYKAILDLYKDYEKELSSAGRSHIVCHAIERVEKTRGQIATGIECCMRDYGISTEEAMTKFQEMAEAAWKDLNEGLLRPTPVSTEFLSRILNLARIVEVTYIHNLDGYTHPEKVLKPHINALVVDSIEI from the exons ATGGCCGCAGCAGCAGTTGGCAACTATGAAGAAGATATTGTTCGCCCCGTCGCCGACTTCTCCCCTAGTCTATGGGGTGATCAGTTCCTTTCATTCTCCATTGATAATCAG GTTGCGGAAAAGTATGCTAAAGAGATTGAAGCACCGAAGGAACAAACGAGGAATATGCTGTTAGCAACTGGAATGAAATTGGCTGATACATTGAATTTGATTGACATTATTGAACGTCTTGGCATCTCCTACCACTTTGAAAAAGAAATTGATGAGATTTTAGATCAGATTTACAACCAAAACTCAAACTGCGATGATTTGAGCACTTCTGCACTTCAATTTCGATTGCTCAGGCAACATGGTTTCAACATCTCTCCTG AAATTTTCAGCAAATTCCAAGATGAAAATGGCAAATTCAAAGAGTCTCTTGCTAGTGATGTCTTAGGATTATTGAACTTGTATGAAGCTTCACATGCAAGGACTCATGCTGACGATATCTTACAAGACGCACTTGCTTTCTCCACTATCCATCTTGAATTTGTAGCTCCACATTTGAAATCTCCACTTAGAGAGCAAGTGACACATGCCCTTGAGCAATGTTTGCACAAGGGCGTTCCTAGAGTCGAGACCCGATTCTTCATCTCATCAATCTATGAGAAGgaacaatcaaaaaataatatgttACTTCGATTTGCCAAATTGGATTTTAACTTGCTCCAGATGTTACACAAACAAGAACTGGCTGAAGTATCAAG GTGGTGGAAAGATTTGGATTTCGTAACAACACTTCCATATGCTAGAGATCGAGTAGTTGAATGTTACTTTTGGGCATTAGGAGTTTATTTTGAGCCTCAATACTCCCAAGCTCGCGTCATGCTCGTTAAGACCATATCAATGATTTCGATTGTCGATGATACCTTTGATGCTTACGGTACAGTTAAAGAACTTGAGGCATACACAGATGCCATACAAAG GTGGGATATAAACGAAATTGATCGGCTTCCTGATTACATGAAAATCAGTTATAAAGCTATTCTAGATCTTTATAAGGATTATGAAAAGGAATTGTCTAGTGCTGGAAGATCTCATATTGTCTGCCATGCAATAGAAAGA GTTGAGAAAACTAGGGGACAAATTGCAACAGGAATTGAGTGCTGCATGAGAGATTATGGCATATCAACAGAAGAGGCAATGACTAAATTTCAAGAAATGGCTGAGGCAGCATGGAAGGATCTTAATGAAGGACTTCTTAGGCCCACTCCTGTCTCTACAGAGTTTTTATCTCGTATTCTCAATCTTGCACGTATTGTTGAGGTTACATATATACACAATCTAGATGGATACACTCATCCGGAAAAAGTCTTAAAACCTCACATTAATGCCCTAGTTGTGGACTCCATCGAAATTTGA
- the LOC107778627 gene encoding 5-epi-aristolochene synthase-like isoform X2: protein MAAAAVGNYEEDIVRPVADFSPSLWGDQFLSFSIDNQVAEKYAKEIEAPKEQTRNMLLATGMKLADTLNLIDIIERLGISYHFEKEIDEILDQIYNQNSNCDDLSTSALQFRLLRQHGFNISPEIFSKFQDENGKFKESLASDVLGLLNLYEASHARTHADDILQDALAFSTIHLEFVAPHLKSPLREQVTHALEQCLHKGVPRVETRFFISSIYEKEQSKNNMLLRFAKLDFNLLQMLHKQELAEVSRWWKDLDFVTTLPYARDRVVECYFWALGVYFEPQYSQARVMLVKTISMISIVDDTFDAYGTVKELEAYTDAIQRWDINEIDRLPDYMKISYKAILDLYKDYEKELSSAGRSHIVCHAIERMKEVVRNYNVESTWFIEGYKPPVSEYLSNALATTTYYYLATTSYLGMKSVTEQDFEWLSKNPKILEASVIICRVIDDTATYEVEKTRGQIATGIECCMRDYGISTEEAMTKFQEMAEAAWKDLNEGLLRPTPVSTEFLSRILNLARIVEVTYIHNLDGYTHPEKVLKPHINALVVDSIEI, encoded by the exons ATGGCCGCAGCAGCAGTTGGCAACTATGAAGAAGATATTGTTCGCCCCGTCGCCGACTTCTCCCCTAGTCTATGGGGTGATCAGTTCCTTTCATTCTCCATTGATAATCAG GTTGCGGAAAAGTATGCTAAAGAGATTGAAGCACCGAAGGAACAAACGAGGAATATGCTGTTAGCAACTGGAATGAAATTGGCTGATACATTGAATTTGATTGACATTATTGAACGTCTTGGCATCTCCTACCACTTTGAAAAAGAAATTGATGAGATTTTAGATCAGATTTACAACCAAAACTCAAACTGCGATGATTTGAGCACTTCTGCACTTCAATTTCGATTGCTCAGGCAACATGGTTTCAACATCTCTCCTG AAATTTTCAGCAAATTCCAAGATGAAAATGGCAAATTCAAAGAGTCTCTTGCTAGTGATGTCTTAGGATTATTGAACTTGTATGAAGCTTCACATGCAAGGACTCATGCTGACGATATCTTACAAGACGCACTTGCTTTCTCCACTATCCATCTTGAATTTGTAGCTCCACATTTGAAATCTCCACTTAGAGAGCAAGTGACACATGCCCTTGAGCAATGTTTGCACAAGGGCGTTCCTAGAGTCGAGACCCGATTCTTCATCTCATCAATCTATGAGAAGgaacaatcaaaaaataatatgttACTTCGATTTGCCAAATTGGATTTTAACTTGCTCCAGATGTTACACAAACAAGAACTGGCTGAAGTATCAAG GTGGTGGAAAGATTTGGATTTCGTAACAACACTTCCATATGCTAGAGATCGAGTAGTTGAATGTTACTTTTGGGCATTAGGAGTTTATTTTGAGCCTCAATACTCCCAAGCTCGCGTCATGCTCGTTAAGACCATATCAATGATTTCGATTGTCGATGATACCTTTGATGCTTACGGTACAGTTAAAGAACTTGAGGCATACACAGATGCCATACAAAG GTGGGATATAAACGAAATTGATCGGCTTCCTGATTACATGAAAATCAGTTATAAAGCTATTCTAGATCTTTATAAGGATTATGAAAAGGAATTGTCTAGTGCTGGAAGATCTCATATTGTCTGCCATGCAATAGAAAGA ATGAAAGAAGTAGTAAGAAATTATAATGTCGAGTCAACATGGTTTATTGAAGGATATAAGCCACCTGTTTCTGAATACCTAAGCAATGCACTAGCAACTACTACATATTACTACCTCGCAACAACATCGTATTTAGGCATGAAGTCTGTTACAGAGCAGGATTTTGAATGGTTGTCAAAGAATCCTAAAATTCTTGAAGCTAGTGTGATAATATGCCGAGTTATTGATGACACAGCCACATACGAG GTTGAGAAAACTAGGGGACAAATTGCAACAGGAATTGAGTGCTGCATGAGAGATTATGGCATATCAACAGAAGAGGCAATGACTAAATTTCAAGAAATGGCTGAGGCAGCATGGAAGGATCTTAATGAAGGACTTCTTAGGCCCACTCCTGTCTCTACAGAGTTTTTATCTCGTATTCTCAATCTTGCACGTATTGTTGAGGTTACATATATACACAATCTAGATGGATACACTCATCCGGAAAAAGTCTTAAAACCTCACATTAATGCCCTAGTTGTGGACTCCATCGAAATTTGA